Proteins found in one Zea mays cultivar B73 chromosome 1, Zm-B73-REFERENCE-NAM-5.0, whole genome shotgun sequence genomic segment:
- the LOC100281999 gene encoding Peptide methionine sulfoxide reductase B5, giving the protein MASGNNNKQRSEEEWRVVLSPEQFRILRLKGTELPGTGEYNKFYGDGVYNCAGCGTPLYKSATKFDSGCGWPAFFEGLPGAINRTPDPDGRRVEITCAACGGHLGHVFKGEGFKTPTDERHCVNSVSIKFSPGSS; this is encoded by the exons ATGGCGTCGGGGAACAACAACAAGCAGAGGAGCGAGGAGGAGTGGCGCGTCGTACTCTCCCCTGAGCAGTTCCGCATCCTCCGCCTCAAGGGCACCGA GTTACCCGGGACAGGAGAGTACAACAAATTCTACGGCGACGGGGTTTATAACTGCGCTGGCTGCGGGACTCCCCTGTACAAGTCCGCCACAAAATTTGATTCTGGCTGCGGCTGGCCTGCATTCTTTGAGGGGCTTCCAGGAGCCATAAACCGAACA CCAGATCCTGATGGTAGGAGGGTAGAGATCACATGTGCAGCCTGCGGTGGCCATCTGGGCCATGTGTTCAAGGGTGAAGGCTTCAAGACACCTACTGATGAGCGCCACTGCGTGAATAGCGTCTCGATCAAGTTCAGTCCTGGCTCCTCCTAG